From Oenococcus sicerae, the proteins below share one genomic window:
- the trpX gene encoding tryptophan ABC transporter substrate-binding protein, producing the protein MKRMISFTVLLAAFLLFAFFNTGKTTQSSQADSKTQKIYKIGILQLMTHPALDQIHAGVLAGLKQEGFVSGRNLKIDYENAQGDQSNLQTMSSKFANEKDDMTIGIATPAAQALAKAANGQTPVILAGITDPVGGGLIKSNARPGANITGTSGESPLKSQLDLIKQILPKAKTLGIVYTTSDHGGSYNAKKMAAIAKAAGYQVKLYTISTTNDMQTIAEKMVSQVQAVYAPQDNGVASAMKTLVNVANQSKVAVFPAVDTMVQAGGLATLSVNQFTLGKESGIIAGRVLKGEKTSTYPLTFVTRGQMAINTSEAKILGITLPNSVVKQAQTKGEIYK; encoded by the coding sequence ATGAAACGCATGATTAGTTTTACTGTTCTGCTAGCCGCATTTTTGTTGTTTGCCTTCTTTAATACCGGCAAAACAACTCAATCCAGTCAGGCCGACAGTAAGACACAAAAAATTTATAAAATCGGCATTCTGCAATTAATGACGCATCCGGCTTTGGATCAGATTCACGCGGGGGTTTTAGCTGGATTGAAGCAAGAAGGCTTTGTCAGTGGCCGAAATCTGAAAATCGATTATGAAAATGCGCAAGGAGATCAATCTAATTTGCAGACGATGTCGTCGAAATTCGCCAACGAAAAGGATGATATGACCATTGGTATCGCGACACCAGCTGCACAAGCCTTGGCCAAAGCAGCGAATGGTCAAACACCTGTCATTTTAGCTGGTATTACTGATCCGGTCGGCGGTGGCTTGATCAAATCCAATGCCCGACCTGGTGCTAATATTACAGGCACATCTGGTGAATCACCTTTGAAATCTCAGTTGGATTTAATCAAACAGATCCTGCCAAAAGCTAAAACGTTGGGAATTGTTTACACAACTTCTGATCATGGCGGCAGCTATAATGCAAAAAAAATGGCTGCAATTGCTAAAGCGGCGGGCTATCAGGTCAAGTTATATACAATTTCGACAACCAACGACATGCAGACGATCGCCGAAAAAATGGTTTCTCAAGTGCAGGCTGTCTATGCACCACAGGACAATGGTGTTGCGAGTGCAATGAAAACTTTGGTCAATGTTGCTAATCAGTCAAAAGTAGCTGTTTTCCCAGCTGTGGATACAATGGTTCAGGCTGGCGGTCTGGCTACCTTGTCAGTTAATCAATTCACATTAGGTAAAGAATCCGGCATTATTGCTGGCCGTGTTTTAAAAGGCGAGAAAACATCAACTTATCCATTGACCTTCGTGACAAGAGGGCAGATGGCGATCAATACTTCTGAAGCAAAAATACTGGGCATCACATTACCGAATTCAGTGGTCAAACAAGCACAAACGAAAGGAGAAATTTACAAATGA
- a CDS encoding NAD(P)-dependent oxidoreductase, producing MKIAFIGTGVMGTGIVNNFLKNGQEVTVYNRTKAHAQKLLDSGAKWADSAAEATLNHDFIFTMVGFPKDVEENYFGPKGILSVAKTGQILIDMTTSTPTLAKKIAATGEKIGIGVLDAPVSGGDIGARDGKLTTMVGGDLASYHKALPILASVSKKVNYFGAAGNGQHAKMANQIMIASTMLGLAEWLTYAKASGLDLQETLDTLSAGGADNWSMDTYAPRILKGDFQPGFYAKHLLKDLRIALDEADKLQLDLPATKLAEQLYAKLTDDKGLGDLGTQAIIKLWKQWA from the coding sequence ATGAAAATTGCTTTTATTGGGACTGGCGTTATGGGAACCGGTATTGTTAATAATTTTTTGAAAAACGGCCAAGAAGTTACGGTCTACAATCGCACCAAGGCCCATGCACAAAAGCTTTTGGATAGCGGTGCCAAATGGGCTGATTCTGCAGCTGAGGCCACACTAAATCATGATTTTATTTTTACAATGGTTGGTTTCCCGAAAGATGTTGAAGAAAATTATTTTGGACCAAAAGGTATTTTATCAGTCGCAAAAACAGGACAAATTTTAATTGATATGACAACTTCAACGCCCACTTTGGCGAAAAAAATCGCAGCTACGGGTGAAAAAATCGGCATCGGTGTTTTGGATGCACCTGTTTCTGGTGGCGATATTGGTGCTCGTGATGGCAAACTGACAACGATGGTCGGCGGTGATTTAGCGTCCTACCATAAAGCATTGCCGATTCTGGCATCCGTTTCCAAAAAAGTCAATTATTTTGGTGCCGCCGGGAACGGTCAGCATGCTAAAATGGCCAATCAGATTATGATCGCGTCCACGATGCTCGGCCTAGCTGAATGGCTGACCTATGCAAAAGCATCTGGACTTGATCTGCAGGAGACGCTGGATACTTTGTCTGCTGGCGGGGCCGATAATTGGTCAATGGATACCTATGCACCTAGGATTTTAAAAGGTGATTTTCAGCCGGGCTTTTACGCCAAACATTTGCTAAAAGACTTGCGTATCGCACTTGACGAAGCAGACAAACTACAGCTTGACTTACCAGCTACAAAACTAGCCGAACAATTGTATGCCAAGTTGACAGATGACAAAGGTCTTGGAGACCTTGGGACACAGGCGATCATTAAGCTTTGGAAACAGTGGGCTTAA